The DNA window CCGGCCGAACATCATGGCCATGGCCACCGTCCCGCCGAGCATCGGCAGCACCATCAGCGCCTGCTGCCAGCGCCCACCGGCCACCGCGGGGATCTCCGGCGGCGCCTCCACGGGCAGCTCGCCGGCCGGGATCTCCGGGGCCGGGCGGCGTGGCGGCCGCTTGACGACGACAGTGGACACTCGGCCTCCCCATGGCTCTCGGTAACCTGAGCCTGGCTCATCGTAGGTAAAGTCCACTCGTCCGTCAGCCACCGTTCCCGCTCGATATGGAGAGACATCGATGACAAGCGGGCTGGCCCGGGTCACGATCAGCGCCCCCCGGCGGCGGGTCGACGTGGCCCTGCCGGAGCAGGTTCCCCTCGCCGAGCTGCTGCCCGAGGTGCTCCGGCACGCCGGGGAGGGCCTGGCCGACGACGGCGAACGGCACGGCGGCTGGGTGCTGCGCCGCACCGACGGGGCGGTGCTCGCCACCGCGCAGGCGCTGCTGCCCCAGGGCGTCCGCGACGGCGAGGTGCTGCACCTCGTCCCGGCCCGCGCCCAGTGGCCCGAGCTGGAGTACGACGACGTGATCGAGGCGATCGCCGACGGTGCCCGCCGGCGCGGAGCCGCCTGGTCGCCCCGGGCCACCCGGGCCGCCGCGCTGGCCGGGGCGGGCGTCCCGCTGGCCGTCGGGCTGCTCGCCGTGCTGGCCGCCGGTGCCGGGCCGCACCGCGGCTGGCCGGTCGCCGCCGCCGTGGCCCTGCTCCTGGTGCTCGCCGCCACCGCCGCCTCCCGGGCCTACGGCGACGGCCCGGTCGGCGCCACCCTCGGCGGGTACGCGCTGCCCTGGGCCGCCGCGGCCGGCGCCCTGGCGGTCGGCTCCGGCGACCCGGTCGGCCCGTTCCGTCCGCTGCCCTGGGTCGGCGCGCCCGAACTGCTCGCCGGCTCGGTGGCGCTGCTGCTGGTGTCGGTGCTGGGCCTGCTCGGGGTGGCGAGCCGGTCCCGGGTCTTCCTGGCCGGCGCGACCACCGGCGCGGCCGGCGCGGCGGCCGGCCTCGGCGGGCTGTTCCTCGACCCGGCCGGCACCGCCGCCGTGCTGCTCTGCGCGCTGGTCTTCGCGCTCGGCGGGCTGCCGCTGCTGGCCATCCGGCTCGGCAAGGTGCCGCTGCCGCCGGTCACCCTGCCCGCGCCCGGCGTCCGTGACCTGCCCGACCGGGCCCGGGTGCACGCGGCCGTGGCCCGCACCGAGGAGATGCTGACCGGGATGCTGCTCGGGCACGCGGTGCTGGCCGTCGCGGCCACCGCGGTGCTCGTCACCATCGGCGGGCTCGCCGGTCGGCTGCTGGCGGCGGTGGGCTGCGGGGTGCTGCTGCTGCGCTCCCGGCTCTTCGTGGCGGTCCGCCACCGGGTGCCGGCCGTCGCCGCCGGACTGGCCGGGTACGCCCTGCTCGGCGCGGTGCTCGCCGACCGGTCCGGTCCGGCCGGCCGGCTGGCGCTGACCGTCGGCGGGCTGGCCCTGGCCCTGGTGGCCGTCGCGGCCGGCGCCACGTACGCCCGCCGGCCGGTCTCCCCGTACCTCGGCCGGCTGGCCGACCTGACCGACACCGCGCTGGTGGTCGCCGTGGTCCCGGTGGCCTGCGCGGTGCTCGACCTCTACGACCGGGCCCGCGGCCTGCTCGGCTGACCCGCACGCACGAGGGCCCGGGTCGCTCCGTGGAGCGGCCCGGCCCGTCGGCGTGGATCAGATCAGTGCAGGGTCTCGCCGCGCTCGGCGGCCTCCTTGGCACGCTGGTACGAGGCCACGATCTCGGCCTCGGCCTCGGTGCGGCCCACCCAGGTGGCGCCCTCGACCGACTTACCCGGCTCCAGGTCCTTGTAGACCTCGAAGAAGTGCTGGATCTCCAGCCGGTCGAACTCGCCCAGGTGGTGGATGTCCCGCAGGTGCTCCTGGCGCGGGTCCTCGTAGGGCACGCAGAGGACCTTGTCGTCGCCGCCCTTCTCGTCCGTCATCCGGAACATGCCGATGGTGCGGCAGCGGATCAGGCAGCCCGGGAAGGTGGGCTCGGGGACCAGCACGAGCGCGTCCAGCGGGTCGCCGTCCTCGCCCAGGGTGCCCTCGATGAAGCCGTAGTCGGCCGGGTACTGCGTGGAGGTGAAGAGGGTGCGGTCCAGCCGGATCCGGCCGGTCGCGTGGTCCACCTCGTACTTGTTGCGGTGACCCTTCGGGATCTCAACCGTGACGTCGAAATCCATCTCCCACGCTCCCTCGTTTGCCCACGCTGGCTGACGGAAACCAGTGGCGCCGCCCACCGGACGGGGTGAACGCTCCCCGCCGGCTCCGGCCGCCGCATAGTGTTCGGACCGAAGTAGTGTCACCCAAGGCGCTTTTGAGCGGGGGAGGAGGGGGTCGTGGGGAGGGAAGATTCACACTACCGCCCCGAGGGAGTTGACGGGCGCGGATCCGCGGGTCCCGCCTCCGGCGGGGCCACCGGCCGCGTCTCGATCCCCGGCACCAACCCCGCCCACCGCCCCGGGCCGGCCGCCGGGTCCGCCCCGGTGGGCCGCGCCAACCCCGGGGAGTACGGCCACCCCGGCCCGCGGGACCACGGCCACGCCGACCCCCGGCAGTACGGCGCCGCGTCGCGCGACCACGGCCACGCCGACCCCCGGCAGTACGGCCAGGCCGCCCCACAGGATCACGGGCGGGCCGCCCCACGGGACTACGGGCGGGCCGCACCGCGCGAATACGGGCACGCCGCGCCGCGCGGCTACGGGCAGGCCGCCCCGCAGGACCACGGGCCGGGTGCGGCCGCGCCGGTGAGCTGGCCCGGGTACGACGCGCCCGGCGGCATCCCGGTGAGCCCGCCGGTGCCCCCGGTCGGGGCGGCCCCGCCTCCGCCGTCGCCCCCGCCTCCGCGCCCGCGCCGCCTCCGGCTGGTCGCGGTGCTGGCCAGCGTGCTGATCGTCGCCCTGGCCGCGGTCGGGCTGGCCGTGGTCCGTCCCGGCCCGCTGGCCGGCTGGCTGGGCGGGGACTCGCCGACCGCCGCCGCGCAGTCGCCCGAGCCGGACCCGCCCGTCGTGCTGGCCGGCGCGGACGGCAACGCGCCGCTGCCCACCCCCGACGGGGTACGCGCCGCGCTCGAACCCCTGGTCCGCGCCGCTGCGCTCGGCGACCGGGTGAACGTCTCGGTGGCCGACGTGGCGACCGGCCAGGCGCTCTACGGCACGGGGCAGGACAGCCCGACCGTGCCCGCGTCGGTGACCAAGCTGGCGACCGGGGTCGCCGTGCTGGCGGCCCGCGGCCCGGCGTACCGGATTCCCACCCGGGCGGTCGCCGGCCCGACCCCCGGCGAGGTGGTCCTGGTCGGCGGCGGTGACCCGACCCTCGCGGTCGACAAGAACGGCTTCTATCCCGGCGCGGCCCGGCTGGACGACCTCGCCGCCCAGGTGCGCAAGGCGCTCGGCGGCACCGCCCCGACCAAGGTCACCGTCGACTCGTCCCTGTTCAGCGGCCCCGTGTACGAGCCCGGCTGGGACTCCGACATCCCCACCGGCGGGTTCGGCGCGGCGATCACCGCGCTGATGACCGACGGCGCGCGGCGGGACGCGGCGGAGGCCCGGCGCACCGCCGAGGCCACCAACCACGCGGCCGAGCGGGTGCCCCAGCCGGACCTGACGGCCGGACGGCAGTTCGCCAAGCTCCTCGGGCTCTCCGGAGCCGACGCCGAGGTGAAGCGGGGCACCGCGCCCGCCGCCTCCGGCGAGACGGCGTCCGGGACGCCCGCTCCCGGCGCCGAGCTGGGCAAGGTCCAGTCGCTGCCGATGGTCCGCCTGGTCGACATCATGATCAGCGACAGCGACAACGTGATCGCCGAGGCCATGGCCCGCCAGGTCGCGCTCGCCAAGGGCAAGCCGGGCTCGTTCGCCGGTGGCGCGGCCGCCACCGACCAGGTGCTCGGCGAGCTGGGGCTGCCGGCCGACGAGATCAGCCTGGCCGACGGCAGCGGGCTGTCCCGCACGAACCGGATCAGCCCGTCGCTGCTCACCGACCTGATCACGCTCGCCGGCAACGGCAGCCATCCCGACCTGGCCGCGATCTTCGGCGGGCTGCCGGTGGGCGGCTGGTCCGGCACCCTGGACGAGCGCTACCAGGCGGCGGTGACGAAGGCCGGCGCGGGCGTGGTCCGGGCGAAGACCGGGACGCTCAGCGGGGTGAACGCCATCGCCGGGCTGGTGACCACGGCCGACGGCCGGCTGCTCACCTTCGCCGTCCTCACCGACCGCACCCCGGACACCCTCGACGAGACCCGGCAGGCCCTCGACCGGATCTCCTCGGCGCTGGCCGGCTGCGGCTGCCGCTGACCGTTCCGCCCGGTGCGGCCGGCGTCGATCGGCGCTCGTGAGCCCGGGTGGGGGTGTCGCGGCGCGGGTACGGTGGGTTCATGGCGCAGTTCGTGGACTGGGATCTGGCCGCCGCGACCGCGGGGGCGCTGGGCAAGTCGGGCCCCCGGGTGTCGTACGCCGAGGCCACCGACGTGGTGGGCGAGCTGCGCCGGCTGACCGAGGAGGCCGCCGGTCACGTCGCTGACTACACCGGCCTGCGCCCCCAGGTCACCCACCCGCCGGTCCGCGTGGTCGACCGCCGGGACTGGGCGGCCGCCAACATCGCCGGCCTCCGCGAGGTGATCACGCCGCTGGTGGACCGGCTCTCCGGCGACAAGCGCCCCGGCCCGCTCACCGAGGCGATCGGTTCCCGGCTCACCGGGGTGCAGGCCGGCACGGTGCTGGCGTACCTGTCCGGCCGGGTGCTCGGCCAGTACGAGGTCTTCGCCGGTGACCCCGGCCAGCTGCTGCTGGTCGCCCCGAACATCGTCGAGGTGGAGCGGAAGCTGGGGTGCGATCCCCGGGACTTCCGGCTCTGGGTCTGCCTGCACGAGGTGACCCACCGCACCCAGTTCACCGCCGTGCCGTGGATGCGGGCGTACTTCCTCAGCGAGGTGCAGGCGTTCGTGGACGCGTCGCAGGGCGGCGAGCACCTCCTGGAACGGCTGCGCCGCGCGGTGGCCACGCTCTCCGACGCGGTGAAGGACCCGGACAGCCGGGCCAGCGTGCTGGACATCGTGCAGACCCCCGCGCAGCGGGCCGTGCTGGACCGGCTCACCGCGCTCATGACCCTGCTCGAGGGGCACGCCGAGTTCGTCATGGACGGCGTCGGCCCGCAGGTCATCCCCAGCGTCGAGTCGATCCGGGCGGCGTTCAACCGCCGCCGCGAGTCCGGCAACGCGCTGGAGAAGGCGATCCGCCGGGTGCTCGGCATCGAGGTCAAGATGCGCCAGTACGCGGAGGGCCGCAAGTTCGTGCACGGGGTGGTGGACCGGGTCGGCATGGCCGGCTTCAACAAGATCTTCTCCTCGCCGCTGACCCTGCCCCGGCTCGACGAGCTGGGCGACCCGGACGCCTGGGTGGCCCGGGTGCACGGCGGTGCGGCGACCATTCCCCCAGCCGCCGGCTGAGTTGGTGAGCGCGAGGAGTGAGCCGGGGTTGCGAGCCCCGCAGTCGCGAACGAAGACGAGCACCGTGAGCGCGAGGAGTGAGCCGGGGTTGCGAGCCCCGCAGTCGCGAACGAAGACGAGCACCCCTGTTGCCCCGCCGGTCGCCGCCGTCCGGCTCGCCGTGCGCCGGGCGTTGACCGGGCTGCCCGGGGCCGGGCCGGTGCTGGTCGCCTGCTCCGGCGGTGCCGACTCGCTGGCCCTGGCCGCGGCCACCGCCTTCGTGGCGCCCCGCCTCGGCCGCCGGGCCGGCCTGGTGACCGTCGACCACGGCCTGCAACCCGGCTCGGCCGAGCGCGCCGAGACCGTGGCCGGCTGGGCGCGCGACGCCGGTCTCGACCCCGTCGAGGTGGTTCCGGTGCGCGTCGCCGGCCGGCCGGGCGGCCCGGAGGCGGCCGCCCGGGAGGCCCGGTACGCCGCCCTGCTGGCCAGCGCCCGCCGGCACGGCGCGGCCGGGGTGCTGCTCGGGCACACCCGGGACGACCAGGCCGAGACGGTGCTGCTCGCGCTGGCCCGGGGCGCCGGCCCGCGCGGCCTGTCCGGCATGCCGCCCCGCCGCGAGTGGGACGGGGTGCCGCTGCTGCGCCCGCTGCTGGACGTCTCCCGCGACGACACCCGGGGTGCGTGCGCCGCGCTGGGGCTCACGCCCTGGGCGGATCCACACAACGCCGACCCCGCGTACGCCCGCTCGCGGGTCCGCGCCGACCTGCTGCCGGCGCTGGTCGAGGCGCTCGGTCCCGGTGTGGTGGGCAACCTGGCCCGGACCGCCCGGCTGCTGGCCGCCGACACCGCCGCCCTGGACGACCTCGCCGCCGCCGCGCTCGCCGAGGCCCGGGCGGCCGAGGGTGGGCTCTCGGTCGACGCTCTGGTCGCGCTGCCGGCGGCCGTCCGTACGCGGGTGCTGCACGCCTGGGCCCGGGAGCTGGGCGCCTCGCCGGCCGCCCTGTCGCACCGGCACGTGGCGGCGCTGGACGCCCTCGTCACGGACTGGCACGGGCAGGGTCCCGCACACCTGCCCGGCGGCCTCTGCGTGCGCCGCCACGGCGGCCGCCTCACCACCTGACCCCTCCGGCGGTGCCGCGTCGATCCACCAGCTCGGCGAGGTGGCGGTATCCCAGGCCGACCCGGGGTCGCCGGGAGCCGCCGGAGGCGGTAGACAGGGCTCATGGCGTACCCCCGGCAGCCGCTGCTGGCCCCCCACGGCGCCGTCGCGACCAGCCAGCCGCTCGCGGCGGCCGCGGGTCTGGCCGTGCTGCGGCGCGGCGGCAACGCCGTCGACGCGGCGCTGGCCACCGCGATCACCCTGACCGTGGTGCAGCCGCCCTCGAACGACATCGGCGGCGACCTGTTCGCCCTCGTCTGGGACGGCGAGCGGCTGCACGGCTTGAACGCCTCCGGCCGCTCCCCGGCGGCGCTGACCCGGGAGGTCGTGCTGACCGCGACGGGCGGGCGCGGTGCGGCGCCGGTCGACGCGCTCGGCGGGGCGCAGGGCGACGGGCCGGCCGTGCCGGCCCGGGGCTGGCTTCCGGTGACCGTGCCGGGCGCCCCGGCCGGCTGGCGCGACCTGCACGAGCGGTTCGGCTCGCTGCCCTTCGCCGAGCTGTTCGCCGACGGGATCGGCTACGCCGAGCACGGCTACCCGGTGGCCCCCGGCACGGCCGCCGCCTGGGCGCGCGGGGTCGCCGCGCACGACGCGTTGACCGGGGCGGAGCACGCCGAGTTCCGCCGGGTGTTCACCGTGGGCGGGCGCGCCCCGGGGGCGGGCGAGTGGTGGCGCAACCCCGCCGCCGCAGGCACGCTGCGGCGGATCGCGGAGAGTGGGGCGGTGGACTTCTACCGGGGGCGGATCGCGGCGGCGATCGACGACCACGCGGCCCGGACCGGCGGTTTCCTGACCGGCGACGACCTGGCCCGGCACGCCTCGACCTGGGTCGACCCGGTCTCGGTGCGCTACCGGGGGCACGAGGTGTGGGAGCTGCCGCCCAACGGGCAGGGGATCGCCGCGCTGCTGGCGCTCCAGGTGCTCGACGGGGTGGATCTGGCCGCGCTGTCCCCCGAGGAGCGGCTGCACTGGCAGATCGAGGCGGTGAAGCTGGGCTTCGCCGACGCGCACGCCCACGTGGCCGACCCGGAGCGGGCCGACGTGCCGACCGCGGCGCTGCTCGACCCGGGCTACGCGGCGGTCCGCCGGGGCCTGGTCACCGGGCGCGCGGGCGACCCGGTGGCCGGCAAGCCGGAGCGCGGCGGCACCGTCTACCTCTGCACCGCCGACGCGGGCGGCATGATGGTCAGCCTGATCCAGTCGACCTACCTGGCGTTCGGCTCGCACGTGGTGGTCCCCGGGCACGGGTTCGCGTTGCAGAACCGGGGCCTCGGCTTCCGCCTCGACCCCGACCACCCCAACGTGGTGGGGCCGGCGAAGCGGCCGTTCCACACGATCATCCCGGGGTTCCTGACCCGGGACGGGGCGCCGGTCGGCCCGTTCGGCGTGATGGGCGGGCACATGCAGCCGCAGGGGCACGTGCAGCTCGTGTCGGCCACCGTCGACGCGGGGCGCAACCCGCAGGCGGCCCTGGACACCCCGCGCTGGTACTGGCACGCCGGCCGGACGCTGCTGGTCGAGCCGGATCTCGACCCCGAGGTGGTCGCTGGCCTGCGGTCCCGGGGGCACGAGATCACCGTCGCGGCCGAGCCGTCGGTGTTCGGGTACGGCCAG is part of the Micromonospora halotolerans genome and encodes:
- the eccD gene encoding type VII secretion integral membrane protein EccD codes for the protein MTSGLARVTISAPRRRVDVALPEQVPLAELLPEVLRHAGEGLADDGERHGGWVLRRTDGAVLATAQALLPQGVRDGEVLHLVPARAQWPELEYDDVIEAIADGARRRGAAWSPRATRAAALAGAGVPLAVGLLAVLAAGAGPHRGWPVAAAVALLLVLAATAASRAYGDGPVGATLGGYALPWAAAAGALAVGSGDPVGPFRPLPWVGAPELLAGSVALLLVSVLGLLGVASRSRVFLAGATTGAAGAAAGLGGLFLDPAGTAAVLLCALVFALGGLPLLAIRLGKVPLPPVTLPAPGVRDLPDRARVHAAVARTEEMLTGMLLGHAVLAVAATAVLVTIGGLAGRLLAAVGCGVLLLRSRLFVAVRHRVPAVAAGLAGYALLGAVLADRSGPAGRLALTVGGLALALVAVAAGATYARRPVSPYLGRLADLTDTALVVAVVPVACAVLDLYDRARGLLG
- a CDS encoding inorganic diphosphatase codes for the protein MDFDVTVEIPKGHRNKYEVDHATGRIRLDRTLFTSTQYPADYGFIEGTLGEDGDPLDALVLVPEPTFPGCLIRCRTIGMFRMTDEKGGDDKVLCVPYEDPRQEHLRDIHHLGEFDRLEIQHFFEVYKDLEPGKSVEGATWVGRTEAEAEIVASYQRAKEAAERGETLH
- the dacB gene encoding D-alanyl-D-alanine carboxypeptidase/D-alanyl-D-alanine endopeptidase, translating into MPVSPPVPPVGAAPPPPSPPPPRPRRLRLVAVLASVLIVALAAVGLAVVRPGPLAGWLGGDSPTAAAQSPEPDPPVVLAGADGNAPLPTPDGVRAALEPLVRAAALGDRVNVSVADVATGQALYGTGQDSPTVPASVTKLATGVAVLAARGPAYRIPTRAVAGPTPGEVVLVGGGDPTLAVDKNGFYPGAARLDDLAAQVRKALGGTAPTKVTVDSSLFSGPVYEPGWDSDIPTGGFGAAITALMTDGARRDAAEARRTAEATNHAAERVPQPDLTAGRQFAKLLGLSGADAEVKRGTAPAASGETASGTPAPGAELGKVQSLPMVRLVDIMISDSDNVIAEAMARQVALAKGKPGSFAGGAAATDQVLGELGLPADEISLADGSGLSRTNRISPSLLTDLITLAGNGSHPDLAAIFGGLPVGGWSGTLDERYQAAVTKAGAGVVRAKTGTLSGVNAIAGLVTTADGRLLTFAVLTDRTPDTLDETRQALDRISSALAGCGCR
- a CDS encoding zinc-dependent metalloprotease, producing MAQFVDWDLAAATAGALGKSGPRVSYAEATDVVGELRRLTEEAAGHVADYTGLRPQVTHPPVRVVDRRDWAAANIAGLREVITPLVDRLSGDKRPGPLTEAIGSRLTGVQAGTVLAYLSGRVLGQYEVFAGDPGQLLLVAPNIVEVERKLGCDPRDFRLWVCLHEVTHRTQFTAVPWMRAYFLSEVQAFVDASQGGEHLLERLRRAVATLSDAVKDPDSRASVLDIVQTPAQRAVLDRLTALMTLLEGHAEFVMDGVGPQVIPSVESIRAAFNRRRESGNALEKAIRRVLGIEVKMRQYAEGRKFVHGVVDRVGMAGFNKIFSSPLTLPRLDELGDPDAWVARVHGGAATIPPAAG
- the tilS gene encoding tRNA lysidine(34) synthetase TilS — its product is MRAPQSRTKTSTPVAPPVAAVRLAVRRALTGLPGAGPVLVACSGGADSLALAAATAFVAPRLGRRAGLVTVDHGLQPGSAERAETVAGWARDAGLDPVEVVPVRVAGRPGGPEAAAREARYAALLASARRHGAAGVLLGHTRDDQAETVLLALARGAGPRGLSGMPPRREWDGVPLLRPLLDVSRDDTRGACAALGLTPWADPHNADPAYARSRVRADLLPALVEALGPGVVGNLARTARLLAADTAALDDLAAAALAEARAAEGGLSVDALVALPAAVRTRVLHAWARELGASPAALSHRHVAALDALVTDWHGQGPAHLPGGLCVRRHGGRLTT
- a CDS encoding gamma-glutamyltransferase family protein → MAYPRQPLLAPHGAVATSQPLAAAAGLAVLRRGGNAVDAALATAITLTVVQPPSNDIGGDLFALVWDGERLHGLNASGRSPAALTREVVLTATGGRGAAPVDALGGAQGDGPAVPARGWLPVTVPGAPAGWRDLHERFGSLPFAELFADGIGYAEHGYPVAPGTAAAWARGVAAHDALTGAEHAEFRRVFTVGGRAPGAGEWWRNPAAAGTLRRIAESGAVDFYRGRIAAAIDDHAARTGGFLTGDDLARHASTWVDPVSVRYRGHEVWELPPNGQGIAALLALQVLDGVDLAALSPEERLHWQIEAVKLGFADAHAHVADPERADVPTAALLDPGYAAVRRGLVTGRAGDPVAGKPERGGTVYLCTADAGGMMVSLIQSTYLAFGSHVVVPGHGFALQNRGLGFRLDPDHPNVVGPAKRPFHTIIPGFLTRDGAPVGPFGVMGGHMQPQGHVQLVSATVDAGRNPQAALDTPRWYWHAGRTLLVEPDLDPEVVAGLRSRGHEITVAAEPSVFGYGQAIWRAPGGGYTAGSESRVDGAMLGW